Genomic DNA from Pseudomonas fluorescens:
TAGACCGAGGAGCCGTGGGGGATTACCAGCGCGTTGTGGGCGTCGGCCAGGGCCGAGATCTTCACCAGTTCGGTGAGGCCGCCGCACCAGCCAACGTCCGGCTGGATGATGTCGCAGCAACCCATTTCCAGCAGCATGCGAAAGCCCCAACGGGTGGCCTCATGCTCACCGGTGGTCACCAGCATGCCCTTGGGTACGTTGTTGCGCAGCGCGGCGTAGCCCCAGTAGTCGTCGGGCGGCAACGCCTCTTCGATCCACTTCAAACCGTGCTCGTGGGCGCCGACCGCGAGTTTGGTGGCGTAGTTGAGGTCCAGGCTCATCCAGCAATCGAGCATCAGCCAGAAATCGGGGCCGACTCGCTCGCGCATGGTTGCCAGGGCTTCGAGATTCTTGCGCAAGCCTTCCTCGCCTTCGGCCGGGCCGTGATGCAAAGGCATCTTGCCGCCGATGAAGCCCATTTTCTGCGCCAGGTCCGGCCGCGCGCCGGTGGCATAGAACTGCAATTCGTCACGCACCGCGCCGCCGAGCAATTGATGCACCGGCTCCTGGCGGATCTTGCCGAGCAAGTCCCAGAGCGCCAGGTCCACGCCGGAAATCGTGTTGATCACCAGGCCCTTGCGGCCGTAGTAGAGCGTCGACTGGTACATCTGGTCCCAGATCTTCTCGATGTCGGTCACCCGGGCGCCTTCAACGAATCGTGCCAGGTGCTTTTCAACGATGTAGGCCGCGGGCTCGCCACCGGTGGTCACGGCGAACCCGACGGTGCCATCGCTGGCT
This window encodes:
- the rhmD gene encoding L-rhamnonate dehydratase; this translates as MGIPTIKHVRAFVLRGGGADYHDQADGHWIDDHIATPMSKYPDYRQSRRSFGINVLGTLVVEIEASDGTVGFAVTTGGEPAAYIVEKHLARFVEGARVTDIEKIWDQMYQSTLYYGRKGLVINTISGVDLALWDLLGKIRQEPVHQLLGGAVRDELQFYATGARPDLAQKMGFIGGKMPLHHGPAEGEEGLRKNLEALATMRERVGPDFWLMLDCWMSLDLNYATKLAVGAHEHGLKWIEEALPPDDYWGYAALRNNVPKGMLVTTGEHEATRWGFRMLLEMGCCDIIQPDVGWCGGLTELVKISALADAHNALVIPHGSSVYSYHFVATRHNSPFAEFLMMAPQADEVVPMFHPQLLGEPVPVEGRMRLSVLDQPGFGVTLNPDCQLHRPYHRERSTP